The Iamia sp. SCSIO 61187 genomic sequence CGTGGGGGAGCAGGCCCGTCTCCTCCAGCACCGCGGCCGCGGCGGCGACGAGGTAGTCGGTGGTCGACGCGTAGCCGTGCTCGTCGAGCCAGGTGCGGGCCGACGGGTAGCGCTCCTCGGGGGCCTCGCCCAGGGTGAACAGGGCCTCGTGGCAGCCGGCGGCGGCGCCCCGGCGGGCCAGGACGAGCACGTCCTCGAGGTCGAGGTAGGGCGCCTCGAGCCGGGCCGGGGGTTGGGCGAAGGTGCAGTAGCCGCAGCGGTCGCGGCACAGCTTCGTCAGCGGGATGAAGACCTTGGGCGAGAAGGTCACCCTCGTGCCGTGGGCGGCGTCGCGGACGCTCCCGGCGCGGGCGATCAGCTCGGCCGTGGGGAGGCTCGAGAGGTCGGGCACCGCGGCAGGCTACCGGCGCGCCGGCCCGCTCCTCGCGCCGGCGCCACCCGTTCGGACGAGGACGCTCCTCGAGGGCCCACCGGGTGAGGTGAGCCGTCCCCGGCCCCCTCCGCCGCCGCCGGGAGCAGGGGTACAGTCGGGCTCGTCGGTGAGCGACGGCACGAGGGAACGGGCGACCTGGATGGCAGACGAACGACCTGGGGGAGCCCCCGGCGGTCCACCGCCGACGCCGGCCATCGCCGCCGTGCCGCTGCCTCCCGGGTACGTCGTCGTCGAGAGGCTGGGGTCCGGGGGGTTCGCCACGGTGTGGCTGGCCGAGCAGGGCCGCCTCGGGCGTCGGGTCGCGGTCAAGCTCCTGGGGGAGAGCCTCGACGACTCCGAGCGCGAGCGTCGCTTCATCGCCGAGTGCCGGGCCATCGGCCGCCTGTCGGGCCACCCCGCCGTCGTCACCGTCCACGACGCCGGGACCACCGAGGACGGCCACCCGTACCTGGTGATGGAGCACCTGCCCGGCGGCTCGCTGCACGACCGGCTGCGCCAGGGTCCGTTGCCGTGGCCCGAGGTGCTCGACGTCGGCGTCCACGTGGCCGACGCCCTGGCCGCGGCCCACGAGGCCGGGATCCTCCACCGGGACGTGAAGCCGGCCAACGTCCTGCTCGACGAGAACGGCTCGCCCAAGCTGGGCGACTTCGGCATCGCCCGGCTGTCGGAGGGCGCCAACACGGCCACCGGCGTCCTCGTGGGGACCATCCCGTTCACGCCGCCGGAGGTCCTGTCGGGCCACCGGCCCGAGCCGACCGCCGACGTGTGGGCCCTGGGCGCGACCCTCCACACCCTGCTGGCGGCCAGGAGCCCCTTCGGCGGGAACGGGGAGGAGCCGCCGGCGGCGACCATCGCCCGGGTGCTGCGGTCCGAGGCGCCGCCGCTCGGCCCACAGGTGCCCGCCGCCCTGCGCGACCTGATCACGGCGACGCTGCGACCCGACCCCGGGGACCGCCCCGACTCGGCCCGGGCCGTGGTGGAGCGGCTCCAGGCCATCCAGGCCGAGCGGGGCCTGCCCGTGACGCCGGCCCGCTCGACCCGCCGGGCGGCGCCGACGACGCCGACCGGCTTCACCGACGCCACCGCCGTCGGCCTGCCGGCCCTGCCGGCGACCGGGCCGCCCGGGACCCCGCTCCCCGGGCCGCCGCCCCCGGAGGCGACGCCACGACCGGCGGGAGCGACGCCCCCGCCGCCCCCGCCTCCGCCGACCCCGCCTCCGCCGACCCCGCCGGGACCGGCTCGGGGCCAGACCGCCCCGGCCGACCCCGACCCCGCGGCGGCGACGGTGTTCGCACCCACGCTCGGGCCGGGGCCGGCCCCGGAGCCGGGAGGCGCCTCGCCCGCCGATCCCCCGACCGTCGTCGGGGCGCCCGGCGGGGGCCAGGCGGCCGACCCGCCGGCCCCCGGGGCCGCGCCCGGCGCGCCCCCCGGGATCGAGGGGGCCACCTCGGTCCTGCCCGTCTACGACCCGTCCGTCCCACCCCCGGGCCCGGCCGGGCGGCCGGGGCCGCCCGCACCTCCGCGCCCGCCGGGTGCGGCCGGTCCGGGGCGGGCGCCCCGCAAGGCGACCGCCCCCGTGCTCGTGGGCCTCGCCGTCGCCGTGGTCCTGCTGCTCGTCGCCGGTGTGACCGCGGCGCTGGTCCTGGGCGGGGACGACGACGGGGGCGGCGAGACCGACACCACCGACGAGCCGGGCGGCACGACCGGGCCGAGCGGGCCGGAGGACACCGACCCCGGGACCGTCGACTCGCCGCTGGGGGCGACGCTGGCGGTGCCCACCGGTGTCGCCGACGAGCCGGTGCCGGGCTGGGACGTCGGCGCCGAGTGCGGCGAGGGGGCGTCGTGCTCGATCGGGACCGTCGGCGGAGACGTGGTCTTCGTGCGCTCGACGGGCGAGACCACGGCGAGGGTGGCCCGTCTGGCGGCGAGCGACGGCGCCGAGGTGTGGGCCCACGACATCGACGGGCTGGCCGGCGGGGTGGGCCTGGCCCTGCTCGGGGACCTGGTGGTCGTGTCGAACACGGTGGACGAGATCCGCACCTACCGGGCCTTCGACCCGGGCGGGCAGCGGTGGGAGGTCGCCGTCGAGCAGGGCCTCCGGCCCGTGTTCCAGAACCCGCAGTCCTCGGACACCCACGCCGTCATGCTCCTCGCCAACATCGGCGAGTACCTGGTGATCGACCTGGCGACCGGCACCCAGCAGCAGGCCGCCGGCCGGGTCCTGGCCACGGACAACCGCAACGTCTACGTCGCCGACGGGGACCGGGTGGTGGCCCGGAACCTGGCCACCGGGGCCGAGACCTGGGTGGCCGAGGGGGTGGTGTCGGCGGCGCCGGAGCCTCCGACCCTGCCCGCCTGGCGCTACGGGGTGGTGGCCCAGGGCTTCCTCCTCACGGCGACGGCCGACGCGCTGGTGGCCGTCAACACCGAGAGCGGCGCGGTCGCCTGGTCCCAGGAGCTCTCCACCGCCGAGACGCCGATGGGCCGGCCGTACGCGGTGTGGGCCGTCGGCGGCACCGCCATCGTGGGGACCGAGGGCGGCGACCTCGGCATCGACGTGGCGTCCCAGGAGCTCCTGTGGCGGACGCCCCGCGAGCGGCTGGTGCTGACCCCCGAGCACGACCAGGCCGTCATCGACACCGCCATGGGCGGCCCGGTGTGGGTCGGCGACGCCGGGCGGCTGGTGGCCGGTCACACCGGCGTCGGCCTCCGGGTGCTCGACGTGACCACCGGCGAGGTCCTGGAGTCGGTCACCCTCGATCCGAGCGGCGGGCGATCCTCGGTCACCTACTTCGCCGGTGGCCTCGTCGTCCTCCAGGGAGGCGTGGTGACGGCCTACTCCCAGCAGGACCTGTCGGTGCTGTGGGAGAGCACCGCCCACCCGGAGGCCACCGACGTGGCGGCCGTCGACGGTGGCCTGGCCGTGCTCGACCCCGCCGGGGTCCACCTGCTCGCCGCCCCCTGATCGACCTCCGCCGCGGCGGACCCCGGGACGGGACCGGGATCAGGCCGGGGGCAGGAGGGAGGCGGCCGCCTCGTCGACGAGCCAGATCACCCGCTCGGCCTCGATGCGGGAGGCGGGCACGTCGTCGCCCCGAGCCACCGCGGCGAGGGCCTCGGCCTTGGCCTCGCCCTCGACGGTCACGACCACCAGCCGGGCCCGGGCGATGCCGGCGAGGGTGAGGGTCATCCTCGGGTAGGGGTTGCGACCCGACGGGTCCTCGTTGAGGGCCACCAGCCGGCCGGGGTCGGCCTCCAACGCCGGCGACCCGGCGAACAGCGACGCGGTGTGGCCGTCGGGGCCGAGGCCGAGGTGCACCAGGTCGAACCGGCCCAGGTCCCCGACCCGGAGCTGGTAGGCGTCGACCTCGGCGCAGCGCATCAGGTGGGTCGCGTTGGCCGCCCCGACCCGGTCGAGCAGGGCCTCGCGGGCCAGGAGGTAGTTCGAGTCCTCGTGGTCGTGGGGGACGCAGCGCTCGTCGCCCCAGTACACGTCGACCTTCCACCAGTCGATCCGGGTGGCGGCGTCGGCCGCCAGGCGCTCGTAGCAGCGGCGGGCGGTGTCACCGCCCGAGAGGGCGATCGAGTACGTCTCCTCGGCGCGGGCCCCGAAGGAGTCGATCACCCGCTCGGCGAAGGCGGCGGGGACGTCGGGGACGACCGTGAGGCCGGCGATCGTCACGAGCCCTGGCCGGGCGGGGGGTCGGCCCTCAGCTGCTCGGCCTTCTCGGTGAGGGTGCCGAGGAGGTCGTCGTAGGACGCCTCGAAGGCGGCCACGCCCTCCTTCTCGAGCAGCTCGGTGACGTCGCCCAGGTCGATCCCGACCCGGGCGAGGCGGTCGAGGACCTCGAGGTCGTCCTCGGCGGAGGCGTCGACGGTCCGGGCCACCGTGCCGTGGTCGAGGAAGGCCTCGAGGGTGGCGTCGGGCAGCGTGTTCACCGTGTCGGGCCCGATGAGGGTGTCCACGTAGAGGGTGTCGGGGTAGCTGGGGTCCTTGGTCGAGGTCGACGCCCACAGGGGGCGCTGGACCTTGGCCCCGGCCGCGGCCAGCGCCTCCCAGCGGGGGCCGGAGTAGCGCTCGAGGAAGAGGGCGTAGGCCCGGCGGGCGTTGGCGACGGCGGCCCGGCCCTTCAGGGCGGTGGCCTCGTCGCTGCCGATGGCGTCGAGGCGCCGGTCGACCTCGGCGTCGACCCGGCTGACGAAGAACGACGCCACCGACGACACCCGGCCCACGACCTCGGGGGAGGCGCCCGAGGCGACGAGCTGCTCGAGCCCCGCCTGGTGCGCCTCGATGACCTCGCCGTAGCGGCTCAGGCTGAACAGGAGGGTGACGTTGACGCTGCGGCCCTCGGCGATCATCGCCTGGATGGCGGGCAGGCCCTCGGCGGTCCCGGGGATCTTGACGTAGAGGTTGGGCTCGTCGATCCGCAAGTGGAGGTCGCGGGCGGCGGCGGTCGTGCCCTCGGTGTCGCGGGCCAGGCTGGGGGCGACCTCGACGCTCACGTAGCCGTCGAGACCGTCGCTCTGGTCGTAGGTGGGCCGCAGCACGGCCAGGGCGCCCTCGATGTCTCGGACCACGAGGGCCCAGTAGATGTCCTCGATCGAGAGGCCCTCGGCCAGCCCGGCGGCGAACTGCTCGTCGTAGTCGGCCGATCCGGCGATGGCCTTCTGGAAGATCGACGGGTTGGACGTGACGCCTCGGACCCCCTTGTCGACCCAGGCGGCCAGCTCCCCGCTGTCGAGGAAGCTCCGGCGCAGGTTGTCGAGCCAGGGGCTCTGGCCCTGCTCGTCGTACAGCTCGTGCAGCGTGGTCATGGCAACAGCCCTCCGGGGGACGGGAGAAGGGGTCGGGATCAGACGGGTCCGACGGACGTGTCCTCGACGAGGTCGGCGATCAGCTCGCGGCCGCGCTCGGCCACGTT encodes the following:
- a CDS encoding protein kinase, whose protein sequence is MPLPPGYVVVERLGSGGFATVWLAEQGRLGRRVAVKLLGESLDDSERERRFIAECRAIGRLSGHPAVVTVHDAGTTEDGHPYLVMEHLPGGSLHDRLRQGPLPWPEVLDVGVHVADALAAAHEAGILHRDVKPANVLLDENGSPKLGDFGIARLSEGANTATGVLVGTIPFTPPEVLSGHRPEPTADVWALGATLHTLLAARSPFGGNGEEPPAATIARVLRSEAPPLGPQVPAALRDLITATLRPDPGDRPDSARAVVERLQAIQAERGLPVTPARSTRRAAPTTPTGFTDATAVGLPALPATGPPGTPLPGPPPPEATPRPAGATPPPPPPPPTPPPPTPPGPARGQTAPADPDPAAATVFAPTLGPGPAPEPGGASPADPPTVVGAPGGGQAADPPAPGAAPGAPPGIEGATSVLPVYDPSVPPPGPAGRPGPPAPPRPPGAAGPGRAPRKATAPVLVGLAVAVVLLLVAGVTAALVLGGDDDGGGETDTTDEPGGTTGPSGPEDTDPGTVDSPLGATLAVPTGVADEPVPGWDVGAECGEGASCSIGTVGGDVVFVRSTGETTARVARLAASDGAEVWAHDIDGLAGGVGLALLGDLVVVSNTVDEIRTYRAFDPGGQRWEVAVEQGLRPVFQNPQSSDTHAVMLLANIGEYLVIDLATGTQQQAAGRVLATDNRNVYVADGDRVVARNLATGAETWVAEGVVSAAPEPPTLPAWRYGVVAQGFLLTATADALVAVNTESGAVAWSQELSTAETPMGRPYAVWAVGGTAIVGTEGGDLGIDVASQELLWRTPRERLVLTPEHDQAVIDTAMGGPVWVGDAGRLVAGHTGVGLRVLDVTTGEVLESVTLDPSGGRSSVTYFAGGLVVLQGGVVTAYSQQDLSVLWESTAHPEATDVAAVDGGLAVLDPAGVHLLAAP
- the pgl gene encoding 6-phosphogluconolactonase, producing the protein MTIAGLTVVPDVPAAFAERVIDSFGARAEETYSIALSGGDTARRCYERLAADAATRIDWWKVDVYWGDERCVPHDHEDSNYLLAREALLDRVGAANATHLMRCAEVDAYQLRVGDLGRFDLVHLGLGPDGHTASLFAGSPALEADPGRLVALNEDPSGRNPYPRMTLTLAGIARARLVVVTVEGEAKAEALAAVARGDDVPASRIEAERVIWLVDEAAASLLPPA
- the tal gene encoding transaldolase; amino-acid sequence: MTTLHELYDEQGQSPWLDNLRRSFLDSGELAAWVDKGVRGVTSNPSIFQKAIAGSADYDEQFAAGLAEGLSIEDIYWALVVRDIEGALAVLRPTYDQSDGLDGYVSVEVAPSLARDTEGTTAAARDLHLRIDEPNLYVKIPGTAEGLPAIQAMIAEGRSVNVTLLFSLSRYGEVIEAHQAGLEQLVASGASPEVVGRVSSVASFFVSRVDAEVDRRLDAIGSDEATALKGRAAVANARRAYALFLERYSGPRWEALAAAGAKVQRPLWASTSTKDPSYPDTLYVDTLIGPDTVNTLPDATLEAFLDHGTVARTVDASAEDDLEVLDRLARVGIDLGDVTELLEKEGVAAFEASYDDLLGTLTEKAEQLRADPPPGQGS